A segment of the Synechococcus sp. MEDNS5 genome:
GCATTCCGATGTAGGTTTTGATGCATCTTTGTTTGAATTATGGATTCCTTTACTGTCAGGCGGAAAAATAACTTGTATTGATCATTTTGTCTTGATGCAAAGAGGAATCATTGTTGATGTTGACTGTGCGTGGCTTTCTGTTTCTATGTTCACACAACTATTAAGATGTACACGGAATATTCTTAAGGCAAAAGTAATTTGCACCGGTGGCGAGCATGTTCCTTATTCTCTAGTCTCCACTATTGAATCCTGTGGTTTTTTTGAGTGCGGTAATCAGTTGTTTAATGGTTATGGTCCCACAGAATCAACTACTTTTATTTTCTTAGACAAGATAGATCCTTCAACCTACGCTAATCAAGAGGGTATTATGTCATCTTTATTGCCAGGTACTCAGGTTCTACTCCAGAGTTTCTTAGGTCAAGAGACTCCTTTAGGAGGTATTGGTGAACTAATTGTTTCTGGTGATGGTGTTGCTAACGGCTATTTCGGCACTCGTTCTGAATCTGGCTTTTTCTCCGACCAATTTCAATCTTTGTCATATCGAACTGGTGATTTTTTTCAAAGAATATCAAATTCGTCGTATCGTTTTATTGGTCGTGCTGATGACCTGCTAAAAATTTCTGGATATCGCGTTTCGCTTGAACAAATCCGTTTCATTCTCTCTTCATATCTTCCACGTACTGATGTTTTCGTTCTTAAAATTGATGCAGATAGTAGTTCTATATGTGTAGCATTTGTACAATCAAATCGGGTGGTGAATCAGCTTTATCTTAGAAATGTCTTGGATTCTATGAGGCGTTCAGTGCCTCATTATCTTATTCCTAAAGACATCATTCTTGTAGAAGATATTCCATGTACGCCTAACGGTAAGGTTGATAAAAATTTTCTCAGAAGTATATATTATAATAGCGAGAGAGTTGGATTGCCCCAAATTACAGCTGACGAATTGGTTTCGTCAGCCCCTCTTTTCCATGGTGATTTTATTCGTGATATATCTCACCTTACTCACGATTCACTTGCGTTAGTTGGTCTTTATTCGCGCTTGTGCGATCTTGGTTTCGAAGCTGATATTCAGGCCTTAAGCCGTTGTAGAGATACATCTGATCTTTCAAAACTATTTATCAATATTCAATCTGAGTTTCCTGAGCTGTCTCAACTTTCATCACATTCGCTTTTAAATCAATGTTTAATATCTTCTTCTTTCCAAATTGAATGTAACCTCTTCGATCAAGTCGCATTGTTGTGCTATCTTACTACGCTTTTTGAAGTCTTTAATTACGATATGGATGAACCTTTTCATCTGATAGATCGCGTCATACCTCCAGTTAATCCTTCAGATGCTATTTGTAGTTTAGATCATAATGCAGCATTTCCTATCTATTGCACTTATTCAGGCGATGACGTGGTTACCATTAATCTTTATAGTAATTCATCTTACTTTTCTATTTTTGCTTTCCACGAAGTAGTTCAATCTTGTAGTGATTATCTTACTTTTAAAGGCACTCCCTTTTCTCGTCTTTCTAAACTTAAAAGTTTTATCAGTTCTCTCTCTAACCCTTTTTTGTTGCGACATAGCTCAATAAGCATTTCTTCTTTGTTGGCATCAATATATAGTGCTCTCAATATTTTTGATTTTTCCCATAATGAAAAAGTTCTTGTGCTCTTACCATGCCCATCCTCTACTTATATCAATGCATCTCTATTCGAAATTAATAATGGTAGGTTTCTTCCTTTTAATTCAACCCCTGGAGCATCCGACACTATTTTCTTTATAACTACAATAAATAATACTAATTTATCCTTGCCCTCTAAGCTATCTTCAAGAGTTATTTTCGGCTCACTTTCTTCAACACAACTTTCGTGGTTTTTAGATGATGTCTCACTTGTATACCAATCTCCTTCTCATGAAGACTCTCATATCTTAAGTTTCAGATCTCCACCTAGTTCTTGGTTTAGCAAAGGAGTTGATAATGATCATCCATTGATTGTTATCATCTCGCCTATTGCTGATGATTTGTCTCCTGTTCTACCTTTAGCAAAAGCATTTGTTCGAAAAGGCTATTCCGTTCAAGCACTTACATACGGGCTGCTTAATCGTCCTTCTATAGATACGCTTGAGCAACAAGCACAGCGTATCTTAGATTCCATTGACTCTACCATTCCTTGTATTTTTATTGGCTACTCATACTCTGGCTTGATTGCTAATCTTTTGGGCTCGTATTATTCATCGTCTGACGATCAAGTTGTTATTATCGATACGCCAAATCCGCAATTGTTACAGCATGAATTGGAGAAATTATCTTTCAATAGTTCCATTTATTGGCTTTCTCAAGTTTGTCGGCGACTTTTGAAAAGTGTGGATTGCGATGAATTTTCAATTAATAAGATAATCTCTTTTATCGAATCGTCTTCACTCTCTTTCCCCGAACTTGTCATTTCTATTCGATATCAGTTGATTGCAGTTGGAGCTATTTCTTATTCTACTGCAGTAGATGATCTACTCTGTTGGATTGACTCCTCGATTGCCCAATTTCAAATTTTTCGAGATTGTCACTTAAGACCCCTAGATTGTCGGACTTCATATGTATGTGCTAATACTTCAAACTACATGTCGTCTGCACTAGAGTCATGGCATACTTATTGTAATGACCTTCGAGTTATAAATGTTCATGCTGATCACTATAGTATTCTCAAGTCCGTTATAATTGATAAATATATTAATGATCTTCTTGATTCATTTGCTTGATGTTTTATTCAGCGGATCTTGTCTCTAAGTTTTCTCATAATTTCTCGACCTCGAGAAATTCTTTTTTGTCGTATGATCTCGGTAACTCTACTTTTGTGTATCCAGAGTCAAAAAATAGGGTGTTTGAGCGTTCTCAGCTTTTTGACACTATAGATCCTGATAGACGTCCTGTTCTGCTTTTGAATCAGAATAGTAGTGAATTTATTGTCAATCTTCTTGCTTGCTGGATATCTAATCGTCCTGTTGTTCCACTTTGCCTCCCCTCTAAGAAGAGAGTTGATTTCATTGATACAATTGTAGAGCAAACAGGTTCTTTGATCTATACAATAGATAATAATCATAGCCAAGTCTTCAATTTACGTTCTCGTTCTTCTTCATTATTGTCTAATTTAGCCGAAGTAACCTCTGATACATCTAATATTTCCGCTTCAGTTCTTTCTTCTTATTCAATTCCACCAAAGCCCCTTTTCCCCAAATCCACTGCAGTTATTCAATATTCCTCTGGCTCAACAGGTTCTCCTAAGGGAGTTCTTATTACCGCTTCTAATATATCTGCTTCTCTCGAATTAATGTCTGATGCATGGAATATTACCAGCTCATCATCTTTTTATTCTTGGCTTCCTTTGTATCATGATTTGGGCTTCGTATTTGGCATTCTTTTGCCTTTAATGTATGGATGTCGTTCATATATCATTTCTTCTGCCGATTTCGCGAAAAAACCTTCGGTCTGGTTGTCTAATCTGTCTTCCTTAGAGATCACGCATACCGCAGGTTCCACCAGTGGATATGCAATGGCAACTAGGCAAACATACTACGAGTCTTTGTCTTTAAAAGCTTGCGAATTTTGCATGATTGCTGCCGAACACATTAGTTCTACTGTTGTCTCTAATTTTCTTGATATTGCAATTCCATTTGGCTTGTCTTCGAAAGCATTGAGCGCTGCCTACGGATTAGCTGAATCAACTTTAGCTGTCACCGCTGATCGTATTTCAGATTCCCTTTTAACACTTGCTTTCGACCAATCGGGCTTGAATTCAGGTTTTGCCCATCCATCTTCAAATGGGCGTTTGCTTGTCTCATGTGGTTACCCTCTTCCTGATACGAGGATTTCAATTGAAGATCAAGACAAAGTTCTTCCCCCTGGCCGTATTGGAGAGGTTGTTGTTGAAGGGCCTACGGTTATGCATGGCTATCTAGGTGACTCTAATCACTCTCAACTTTTAAAACTTTATACTGGTGATTTAGGCTTTTTCTATAACGGTCACCTATTCATCACAGGCCGCAAAAAGGAGCTTATTATTATTAATGGCAAGAATATTTATCCAGAGGATATAGAGTCTGCTGTTAAGTCTAACTTTAAACTCTTTGCCAATTCAACCTCAGTCTGTTTCTGCGTCGACAATGATGACGGAATGGATACCATTGTTTTTATTGCCGAACTAGATCGCCATGTAAGCATCTCCAGTCCATTATCTTTATTTGACCAAATTAATAAGTTGATAATAGATCTGTCTGGACGTTCTTGCCATGATATTCTTTTTGTTCAAAAAGCCCAAATTCCAAAAACTACCTCAGGCAAATTGCAACGGCTTAAAGCCCGTGATCTTTACTTAAAGCATCAAATAAAAGTTCTTTATTCGTTTTATGATATTCAGACTAAAACACATTCATTACCGTGTGAAGCTTTTACGGCTGAGAAGCTGATTCGTTGGTTGAAGGATTATGAAAATGAAAACGGTGATCCTGTGCTCCGTTCAGTCCGCGGTCAGTTCTTTATAACCCTTGATTCTGTCGGATCCTCTGAACTAAAGAATTTCATTAAATCATCCACCGGTATCATGCTTGATGATACCTTTATATGGGAATACGATACCGTTGAAAAACTTGTCGACTTTCTCCAACTAGAGGGTATTTAAGATGTCTACTCCCGTGTATATCGTTAAAGCCAGCTTTAGACTTCCTTCTGCTTCAAACTGGCAAGATCTTTCCCGTATTAAGACTAGTTCAGATACCCCAATATCTAAAATTGATTCTGATTTTTGGTTGTCACGCAATATAATCACACCAGATTCTGATGATAATATATATGGTGGCGTCGTGCAGAATCCTTTTTTTGCTGATCTATCAGATTTAGGTATTGGTCTTAATGAATGGTCCTGTCTAGATCCTCAACAGCGTTTGTGCTTGTCATTAGCTCAAGAAATTACGACTGACATCACACTTCCTCAGGATACGTCCGTTTTTATTGGTGCTTCAGATACAGGTTGGTCCTTCTGTAATACTCTTGAGTCCGACAATCGGTATCTACTTGCAGGTAGTCACTTGTCAATGACTAGTGCGCGTATTTCATATCATTTTGATTTTACTGGTAAATCGAAAACCATTGATACCAGCTGTTCTTCGTCGCTTGTAGCAATGTCTGAAGCTTTTGAGGCGATCTCATCTGGAGAATGCGACTTTTCTATCTGTGGTGGAGTGAATCTTTTTAATGATCCTTTTAAATTTTTGCAACTGCGGCGAATGAAAATGTTAAGTCCCGACCATATGTGCTTCACTTTTAAGCATAACGCAAACGGTTATGTTCGTAGTGAAGGTGGTATTCTTTTCTTGTTGGCTTCAGAAAACTGCCTTTCTAAATATAGACTTGTTCCTTTAGCGCAGGTTAATGGATGTTTTGTGAATCATGATGGTCTTAGTGCTGGTATTACAGCTCCTTCTCTAGAAAGCCAGATTTCACTTCTCGAACGCTCGTTAAGTGCGTCAGGTTTACATTGTTCTAATATTGGTTATATCGAGTGTCATGGTACTGGTACTCCTCTTGGTGATCCTATTGAGCTCAAAGCGCTCAATAACGTTTTTAATAATAATCCTGTTCTTGTCGGTTCCATAAAATCTAAATTTGGTCACCTAGAAGCTGCCGCAGGCGCTGCTGGTGTGCTTAATTGTCTTTCCGCTCTTCAAGATCATCAACTGGTTCGTGTTGACTCTTCCCCTGCAACCAATAAATTTTCGTTTAGTGACTCCCATCTCAAACACTCAAACGATAGCTCTTTATATTTTGCCAAGCCGACATCTGATCAATCAATGCTTGTGAGCTCTTTTGGTTTTAGTGGTACTAATGCCTCTTTAATACTGTCACCAACTTCAGTTCATCAATCTCGATCAGATCTCAAGGTTGCTTTGTTTCCTGGCCAGGGTCTGTTTGACAAGGAGATTGGACTTCAAGACTATCATGCATCGATTACATATCAACAGATTGTAGATTCTTATTGGTCGCAACTGATTTCTGTTTTGGAAGATTACCCAGTAGATTTGCCATTGCAATTTTGTGATCGTTCCTCCTCACTTTCTCCCCTTGATCAACAATACCTATATCTTGTTCATATGCTTTCTTTATACGACATAAGTATTTCTTCAGGGGCAGTTTATGATTATTTGATTGGTTATTCTTTTGGCGAGTATCCAGCATCTGTTGCTGGTTCTGCCTTGACCTTTGATGCTTGCGTTCTTGCTTTATATGAGCGAGAAAAAATTGTTGCAACTAATCGTGGTCTCTTTCATCTTTATTATATACTTAAATCAAATCTGACATCTGATCTTATAAGTAAATACCTGCCGAAAGAGGTCATCAGATGCAGTTCATCTAGCTCTATTTATGCTATTTCATCATCCTTTTTTGAGCAAGTCTCGTCCTTGGATTCTGCTGTTATAAAGTATGTTGGTGTTGATTACTGCTATCATTCTTCAATTTTAGTTGACCATTCTTGTCTTTCTGATTCTTTTTGCGATATAAAGCTAGATTTATCTCATACCAATTTCTTACCTTCTTGGAGTATTGTTTCTTCTCCTTGTGATACTAGTTGGTCTACCCATTTTCTTAATCCCATCCACTTCAATGATTTGCTTTCCAGGCTTTCCAGCTTTTCCTCATCTCTTTCTTTTGTTGAAATATCAACTAAGCCGACTCTAAAACGGATTGTTTCTCAAAATCTTAATGATAATTTCAAGTATTCTTCAATTAGTATTGCCACTGCTATTTCAAGTGTTCAGCCTCCTAACTTTAAAGTGAGTTCACCAGTTGATGATTCAAATTCGATCTCATTATTTATTATTTCCTTTATTTCACAATGTTCCGGTTTAGCTGAATCTTCTATTGATCTCTCTAAAACTTTCACAAGATGTGGGCTTGATTCTCTTGAGCTTGCTCAGCTTGTATCTAAGTTATCTTCGATTTATTCGGTTCATTTCTCTCTTGAAGAGTTGGTTGGTGATTTTCATGTTATTAATGATGCTATTTGTGAGGCTTTGCGTCGATCATCATCAATTTCGAATCTTGGTCGTGATGTTGTTGCAAATTCCACTTCCCCAGATCTAATACTATCTCTGGACGAATCAAATCATTCTGCGGTTGCAAAGCCTGAATCTAAAGATCTGAACCTAAAATATAGCCGTGCGGAGATTGTTCATAGTGTTGAGCTCAAATCCAGGCTTGTTGATAAGTTAAAAGAATCGAGTTCTGTTCGTAATAGTTTTTCTTCCCTTGCCGATCCTCGTTATTCCGCTGGATATTCACCACTCTACCGGGATATCCAAGTTCCTGTTGTTGCTAACAGTGCATCAGGCTCACATATTTTTACCAAGGATGGTCATCAATTTCTTGACTTTACAATGGGTTTTGGTGTCCAGCTGTTCGGACACAATCCTCCTTTCTTAAAGGGATCACTTCTGTCCGCTTTTGAAAATAACTCTTTATTCATAGGTCCGCAATCTTCTTTGGCTTCAGTTAACTCAAAGCTTCTTTGTGAGCTTACCTGTCATGAACGATCTGTGTTTTGTAATACCGGCACTGAAGCAGTTATGACTGCAGCGAGACTTTCTCGTGCTTATACAAGTCGAGATAAAATTCTTATTTTTAATGGCTCTTATCATGGGCACAATGATTTTACCCTTGCAGCTCAGTCGGACGTTGACGGAAGGACTTCTCCCTCTTCCTTCGGTACGCCTTCTTCTTTCCTTACTGACACATTAATTGTTGATTATCACGATTTAGATTCAATTCATCGAATAGTCCATCAACATCATTCTGACTTAGCTGCGATAATTGTCGAACCTATTCAATCTCGAAAACCCAGCGTAGATGTTGTAAAGACTCTATTATTATTGCGAAAGCTTTGTGATCAATTTAAAATTATTCTTATATATGATGAGGTACTGATTGGATTTCGTTGCCACTATCAATCTACTTATGGCTACTTTGGTGTTAAGTCGGATCTTAGTACATATGGCAAAATTATTGGTGGAGGTTTGCCCATAGGTGCTGTCGCAGGTGATTCAAGGCTTCTTAATCTTATTGACGGAGGTTCCTGGTATCAATCAAATAACGATCCGTCAAGTCAACGAGT
Coding sequences within it:
- a CDS encoding AMP-binding protein, which translates into the protein MFERSQLFDTIDPDRRPVLLLNQNSSEFIVNLLACWISNRPVVPLCLPSKKRVDFIDTIVEQTGSLIYTIDNNHSQVFNLRSRSSSLLSNLAEVTSDTSNISASVLSSYSIPPKPLFPKSTAVIQYSSGSTGSPKGVLITASNISASLELMSDAWNITSSSSFYSWLPLYHDLGFVFGILLPLMYGCRSYIISSADFAKKPSVWLSNLSSLEITHTAGSTSGYAMATRQTYYESLSLKACEFCMIAAEHISSTVVSNFLDIAIPFGLSSKALSAAYGLAESTLAVTADRISDSLLTLAFDQSGLNSGFAHPSSNGRLLVSCGYPLPDTRISIEDQDKVLPPGRIGEVVVEGPTVMHGYLGDSNHSQLLKLYTGDLGFFYNGHLFITGRKKELIIINGKNIYPEDIESAVKSNFKLFANSTSVCFCVDNDDGMDTIVFIAELDRHVSISSPLSLFDQINKLIIDLSGRSCHDILFVQKAQIPKTTSGKLQRLKARDLYLKHQIKVLYSFYDIQTKTHSLPCEAFTAEKLIRWLKDYENENGDPVLRSVRGQFFITLDSVGSSELKNFIKSSTGIMLDDTFIWEYDTVEKLVDFLQLEGI
- a CDS encoding AMP-binding protein — its product is MKYAYLPASTFQKEIFLSDVTSLNGKFELVWSWRFRHDVPVHIITTCLLQLIEKYEILRTSIIIQGDSIVQKIAQEPSQSQVIFISASSVTRNANFFKSLADTSFGISFIIAHDDMHAVDSIFAVASHTIIDGLSINLLSSEICFFLENNQLPQDIYEFQFADLTEQLDAIEQKNVSNSQQDDIFSCDSPVLSIGLDSQCEYSSTWFSERLALNTVLSLTSSNDHLTLVGRLFQQLISKLGIFLNQPILHVGLALDSRNFLNLPKLVGPLVLLKKGAFNIRNLNIPSTSPYLSDFIFASSLESDALSLVTPTTNVDVLFNLIVESDASASASFITVDDYNDERGANVPLTLDCRVNQANDQLKFFLRSNSSSLQAEQLALLGHYLTSQQELKAPPVTSPRIKSDLIGLIKTILITKGPYHCLHWISDEKDVLHTYNDLRCRVETYSQSLNDLKISSCRVLIKCSNPFEYIASMLALVLTNNVIVPLDERRSNDINRVHLMESICHYELSYDLYTGNPVISSFISNIGTIDFENESNDICIMFTSGSTGSPKGVRITSEGIYRLHRLGDERSWNQLNFLMHSDVGFDASLFELWIPLLSGGKITCIDHFVLMQRGIIVDVDCAWLSVSMFTQLLRCTRNILKAKVICTGGEHVPYSLVSTIESCGFFECGNQLFNGYGPTESTTFIFLDKIDPSTYANQEGIMSSLLPGTQVLLQSFLGQETPLGGIGELIVSGDGVANGYFGTRSESGFFSDQFQSLSYRTGDFFQRISNSSYRFIGRADDLLKISGYRVSLEQIRFILSSYLPRTDVFVLKIDADSSSICVAFVQSNRVVNQLYLRNVLDSMRRSVPHYLIPKDIILVEDIPCTPNGKVDKNFLRSIYYNSERVGLPQITADELVSSAPLFHGDFIRDISHLTHDSLALVGLYSRLCDLGFEADIQALSRCRDTSDLSKLFINIQSEFPELSQLSSHSLLNQCLISSSFQIECNLFDQVALLCYLTTLFEVFNYDMDEPFHLIDRVIPPVNPSDAICSLDHNAAFPIYCTYSGDDVVTINLYSNSSYFSIFAFHEVVQSCSDYLTFKGTPFSRLSKLKSFISSLSNPFLLRHSSISISSLLASIYSALNIFDFSHNEKVLVLLPCPSSTYINASLFEINNGRFLPFNSTPGASDTIFFITTINNTNLSLPSKLSSRVIFGSLSSTQLSWFLDDVSLVYQSPSHEDSHILSFRSPPSSWFSKGVDNDHPLIVIISPIADDLSPVLPLAKAFVRKGYSVQALTYGLLNRPSIDTLEQQAQRILDSIDSTIPCIFIGYSYSGLIANLLGSYYSSSDDQVVIIDTPNPQLLQHELEKLSFNSSIYWLSQVCRRLLKSVDCDEFSINKIISFIESSSLSFPELVISIRYQLIAVGAISYSTAVDDLLCWIDSSIAQFQIFRDCHLRPLDCRTSYVCANTSNYMSSALESWHTYCNDLRVINVHADHYSILKSVIIDKYINDLLDSFA